GAGTCGCGCGATCAGATCGCTGAGGTCCTGGAAAAACTCGTCTCGTACCTGCTTGTTCACGAGAACTCGGAAGTCGCCCTTGGCCTTCTTGATGTGGTGCTCGTGCAGGATCACCTGGTCGTGGCCGAAGTAGCGAAACTTGAAACCGAGCATTCCGGGAACCGCGATCTCTGCATACTCGCGCTTCGAGAAGATCGAGAACGCGAGTACGAACGCCGGATACTCGGGATCGATGGACTGGAGACCGTGATCGCCACTCTCGTCGACGAACACGATGTAGTCGCTGAAGTGCGCAGTCACCGTTCTCACCCCTCCGGAGCCAGGAAGTACACTGGCTGCAGCGGCAACCGCCGCCTCGCGCCTTCCTCCAGCTTGGCGTAGTGCTCCGTCCAGAGGCGCACGAGCCGCTCCAGGTCCACCAGCGTCACCCGGCACGTGGTCTGCGACCGCGCTTCATCCGTGGCATCGCGGGTGAAGCCGCCGGTGTTCACGAAGATCCCCACATTGTCGGTGCCGAGAAGGGCCACGGAGGAACAGCACGTATGGGATCTGCCCGACGTCACCCCCATGAGAGAGACCATCGTCGCGCAGGACGTTGCGGCAGTTCCAGAGCTTTTGGACGTTTGCTGGGGGTTCATGCGAGGGGTGCGGATGCGGAGGGCAGTT
Above is a genomic segment from Gemmatimonadaceae bacterium containing:
- a CDS encoding restriction endonuclease, translating into MALLGTDNVGIFVNTGGFTRDATDEARSQTTCRVTLVDLERLVRLWTEHYAKLEEGARRRLPLQPVYFLAPEG